One stretch of Hymenobacter chitinivorans DSM 11115 DNA includes these proteins:
- a CDS encoding glycoside hydrolase family 43 protein, which translates to MPLSLNPLVAKATLAASLLLAPPSIHAQQLPKGQALLFAYFKGNSRDGLHLAYSRDGYRWTALKQDSSFLRPAVAQDRLMRDPCILRGPDGRFHMVWTVSWNDKGIGYASSADLVHWSAQQFVPVMQPEAGARNCWAPEINYDAKTRQYVIYWATTITGRFPETQAKGESGYNHRLYYTTTQDFQTYAPAQLLYEPGFNVIDASIQPDGKRYVMFLKDETLEPTPRKNLRLAYSQHLTGPYSQLSAPITGDYWAEGPTAVRLGPDWLVYFDKYRLHRYGAVRSRDLKTWTDVSDQIQLPAGLRHGTILPISEEELQVLLRE; encoded by the coding sequence ATGCCTCTTTCTCTCAACCCCCTGGTTGCTAAAGCTACTCTGGCGGCTAGCTTGTTGCTTGCACCACCAAGTATTCACGCCCAGCAACTGCCCAAGGGCCAGGCGCTGCTGTTTGCCTACTTCAAGGGCAACAGCCGCGACGGCCTGCACCTGGCCTACAGCCGCGACGGCTACCGGTGGACGGCCCTCAAGCAGGACAGCTCGTTTCTGCGGCCCGCCGTGGCCCAGGACCGCCTCATGCGCGACCCCTGCATTCTGCGCGGGCCCGACGGTCGGTTTCACATGGTCTGGACGGTGAGCTGGAACGACAAGGGCATCGGCTACGCCTCGTCTGCGGATCTGGTGCACTGGTCGGCGCAGCAGTTTGTGCCCGTGATGCAGCCCGAGGCCGGGGCGCGCAACTGCTGGGCCCCGGAAATCAATTACGACGCCAAAACCAGGCAGTACGTCATCTACTGGGCCACCACCATCACCGGCCGTTTCCCCGAAACTCAGGCCAAGGGCGAGAGCGGCTACAATCACCGCCTCTACTACACCACTACCCAGGACTTCCAAACCTACGCCCCGGCCCAACTGCTCTACGAGCCCGGCTTCAACGTCATCGACGCCAGTATTCAGCCGGATGGCAAGCGCTACGTCATGTTCCTGAAAGACGAAACTCTGGAGCCCACGCCCCGCAAAAACCTGCGCCTGGCCTACAGCCAGCACCTCACGGGCCCTTACAGCCAGCTTTCCGCCCCCATCACCGGCGACTACTGGGCCGAAGGCCCTACCGCCGTGCGCCTGGGCCCAGACTGGTTGGTGTACTTCGACAAGTACCGCCTGCACCGCTACGGGGCCGTCCGCTCCCGGGACCTGAAAACCTGGACCGACGTCTCGGACCAGATTCAGCTGCCCGCCGGCCTGCGCCACGGCACCATTCTGCCCATTTCGGAAGAGGAGTTGCAGGTGCTGCTGCGGGAGTGA
- a CDS encoding rhamnogalacturonan acetylesterase, translated as MPTFSPTALLAAMLLTGGAVAQPTSPYKFDFGSGKTAPGYTAVAADAAYSPAQGYGFDFGTSVTAVDRGGKDALRSDFVTSPQPFYFSVRLPEGNYTVTLTLGDAQGPSTTMLKAESRRLLLETTPTTPGQFTTQTFTLNVKSPRISATETVGLKPRELGKLDWDDKLTLEFNGPNPCLAALEIKPAPRATTVFLAGNSTVVNQDDEPWAAWGQMLPRFLGPGVAVANHAESGLTLGSFLGSRRLQKVLSVLQPGDYLFIEFGHNDQKEKGSTDGAWQSYSERLRLFVRETKQKGGIPVILTSTSRRSFGPDGRIENSLGDFPAAARQVAQQEQVALIDLTLMTTKLYESMGPEESKKAFVHYPANTYPGQPQALADNTHFNPYGAYEIARCVVEGIKANKLGLVKFLRPTPAFDPAHPDPLTAWQWYGSPRSAVTKPDGN; from the coding sequence ATGCCGACCTTCTCTCCTACCGCTTTGCTGGCCGCTATGCTGCTCACCGGCGGCGCTGTGGCCCAGCCCACGTCGCCGTACAAATTCGACTTCGGCAGCGGCAAAACAGCGCCCGGCTATACCGCCGTGGCCGCCGATGCGGCCTACTCCCCCGCGCAAGGCTACGGCTTCGACTTTGGCACCAGCGTGACGGCCGTGGACCGGGGCGGCAAGGACGCGCTGCGCAGTGACTTCGTGACCAGCCCGCAGCCGTTTTACTTCTCGGTGCGCCTGCCCGAGGGCAACTACACCGTGACCCTGACCCTGGGCGACGCCCAGGGCCCTTCCACCACCATGCTCAAGGCCGAGTCGCGCCGGCTGCTGCTCGAAACCACCCCGACCACGCCCGGGCAGTTCACGACCCAAACCTTTACCCTCAACGTGAAAAGCCCCCGCATCAGCGCCACCGAAACCGTTGGCCTCAAGCCCCGGGAGCTGGGCAAGCTGGATTGGGACGACAAGCTGACCCTGGAATTTAACGGCCCGAATCCCTGCCTGGCGGCTTTGGAAATCAAGCCGGCCCCGCGGGCTACCACCGTGTTTTTGGCCGGCAATTCCACCGTCGTCAACCAGGATGATGAGCCCTGGGCCGCCTGGGGCCAGATGCTGCCGCGCTTTCTGGGGCCCGGGGTGGCCGTGGCCAACCACGCCGAGTCGGGCCTGACGCTGGGCTCGTTTCTGGGCTCCAGGCGCCTGCAGAAGGTGCTGAGCGTGCTGCAGCCCGGCGACTACCTCTTCATCGAGTTTGGCCACAACGACCAGAAAGAAAAAGGCTCAACCGACGGGGCCTGGCAGTCCTACTCCGAGCGGCTGCGGCTGTTTGTGCGCGAAACCAAGCAAAAGGGCGGCATTCCGGTGATTCTGACCTCCACCAGCCGGCGCTCCTTCGGCCCCGACGGCCGCATTGAAAATAGCCTGGGTGACTTTCCCGCCGCGGCCCGCCAGGTGGCCCAGCAGGAACAGGTGGCCCTGATTGACCTTACCCTTATGACGACGAAGCTCTACGAAAGTATGGGCCCCGAGGAGTCGAAAAAGGCCTTTGTGCACTACCCGGCTAACACCTACCCCGGCCAACCCCAGGCCCTGGCCGACAACACCCACTTCAACCCCTACGGGGCCTATGAAATTGCCCGCTGCGTGGTGGAAGGCATCAAGGCCAATAAGCTGGGCCTGGTCAAGTTCCTGCGCCCCACACCCGCCTTCGACCCCGCCCACCCCGACCCGCTCACCGCCTGGCAGTGGTACGGCAGCCCCCGCAGCGCCGTGACCAAGCCCGACGGAAATTAG
- a CDS encoding rhamnogalacturonan lyase family protein, with product MKTTLLQGRRAWLLCLAWLLLTLPTQAQKFLEKLNRGVVAVRTSPSQVYVGWRLFGNDPAGISFNVYRGATKANPTPITGSTNFVDNTSANATYSVRAVINGVEQAGSATAPTLSQQFLKVPLQVPAGGTTPAGEAYTYSANDCSVADLNGDGQYEVVVKWDPSNAKDNSQSGYTGNVYLDAYTLSGTRLWRIDLGRNIRAGAHYTQLMVYDLDSDGKAEVAVKTADGTVDGQGKVIGSAGADYRNSAGYILSGPEFLTVFNGQTGAAMATTNFVPARGTVSSWGDSYGNRVDRFVSAIAYLDGQRPSLVMGRGYYTRLVRVAWDWRGGQLTQRWVFDSNTTGNSAYAGQGNHQLTVGDVDGDGRDEVCNGASTIDDNGRGLFSSGAGHGDALHMSDLSPDRPGQEVWQCQEEPAKYGTNGLQLRDARTGQLIFGVPTTGDVGRAMAADIDPRYKGAEVWGSTGGVYTCTGQQISTSRPSINFGLWWDGDLQRELLDGDKIDKWNPATNSVTRLASIYAEPFNMGYNNSTKRNPGVSADVLGDWREEVITRSLDNQSLIVLTTTIPTSYRLPTLMHDAQYRTQVALQNSAYNQPPHPSYYLGGGMAPPPTPNITLVGATTTRLGSSATNVAPVSGDAATQPDNLTLRWNGTASRYHVFVGASPQSLELVATTAETSLLLAAQAELKQYYWRVDALYDGDESRDGETVAGEVWSFTTVDNVPPLALAKDISVTLDATGQARISGADVDNGSSDAYGIASLLVSPAVFSCATLGANPVTLTVTDDNGNSATAPATVTVLGSLPTAAITVTPGSSVYTGGAPTTLYLGYGPQSVTLTASGGLRYQWSPAASLSDAAAAAPVFTAATPGTYAYTVTVTNEYGCTATASVTLKVVEARCGNKNDKVLVCHHGKLLCVDNSAVAAHLTNHQDQLATCATDPAGEARTAAAESAGVFEAYPNPFAERTTISFRSAQTAAARLQIFNALGQLVATLYDEPATAGQLYQRPLDSKALPAGLYTCRLLLGGQVQTQKLMIEK from the coding sequence ATGAAAACAACCTTACTACAAGGCCGCAGGGCCTGGCTGCTCTGCCTCGCCTGGCTGCTGCTCACGCTGCCGACCCAGGCCCAGAAGTTTCTCGAAAAGCTCAACCGCGGCGTGGTGGCCGTGCGCACCAGCCCCAGCCAGGTGTACGTGGGCTGGCGCCTGTTCGGCAATGACCCGGCCGGCATCAGCTTCAACGTGTACCGCGGGGCCACCAAGGCCAACCCGACGCCGATTACGGGCTCCACCAACTTCGTGGACAACACCTCCGCCAACGCTACCTACAGCGTGCGGGCGGTAATCAACGGGGTGGAGCAGGCCGGCTCGGCCACCGCGCCCACTCTCAGCCAGCAGTTTCTGAAAGTGCCCCTCCAGGTTCCGGCCGGCGGCACCACGCCCGCGGGGGAGGCCTACACCTACTCGGCCAACGACTGCTCGGTGGCCGACCTCAACGGCGACGGGCAGTACGAAGTCGTGGTGAAGTGGGACCCCAGCAACGCCAAGGACAATTCCCAGAGCGGCTATACCGGCAACGTCTACCTGGACGCCTACACGCTCAGCGGCACCCGGCTGTGGCGCATCGATTTGGGCCGCAACATCCGGGCCGGGGCCCACTACACCCAGCTCATGGTCTATGATCTGGACAGCGACGGGAAGGCCGAAGTGGCCGTCAAAACCGCCGACGGCACCGTGGACGGCCAAGGCAAGGTCATCGGCTCGGCCGGGGCCGACTACCGCAACTCGGCGGGCTATATCCTCTCGGGCCCCGAGTTCCTGACCGTCTTCAACGGGCAGACCGGCGCGGCCATGGCTACCACCAACTTTGTGCCCGCCCGGGGCACCGTGAGCAGCTGGGGCGACAGTTACGGCAACCGCGTCGACCGGTTCGTGTCGGCCATTGCCTACCTCGACGGGCAGCGGCCCAGCCTGGTCATGGGCCGGGGCTACTACACCCGCCTGGTGCGCGTGGCCTGGGACTGGCGCGGCGGGCAGCTCACCCAGCGCTGGGTGTTCGACTCCAACACCACCGGCAACTCGGCCTACGCTGGCCAGGGCAACCACCAGCTCACCGTGGGCGACGTGGACGGCGACGGCCGGGACGAAGTCTGCAACGGGGCCAGCACGATTGACGACAACGGCCGGGGCCTGTTCAGCAGCGGGGCCGGCCACGGCGACGCCCTGCACATGAGTGACTTGAGCCCCGACCGGCCCGGCCAGGAAGTGTGGCAGTGCCAGGAAGAGCCGGCTAAGTACGGCACCAACGGGCTGCAGCTGCGCGACGCCCGCACCGGCCAGCTCATCTTCGGCGTGCCCACCACCGGTGACGTCGGCCGGGCCATGGCCGCCGACATTGACCCCCGCTACAAGGGCGCCGAAGTATGGGGCTCCACCGGCGGCGTGTATACCTGCACCGGCCAGCAAATCAGCACCTCCCGGCCCAGCATCAACTTCGGCTTGTGGTGGGACGGCGACCTGCAGCGCGAGCTGCTCGACGGCGACAAAATCGACAAGTGGAACCCGGCCACCAACTCCGTGACTCGCCTGGCCTCGATTTACGCCGAGCCCTTCAACATGGGCTATAACAACTCCACCAAGCGCAACCCCGGCGTCAGTGCCGACGTGCTCGGCGACTGGCGCGAGGAAGTCATTACCCGCAGCCTCGACAACCAGAGCCTGATTGTGCTGACCACCACGATTCCGACTAGTTACCGCCTGCCCACGCTGATGCACGACGCGCAGTACCGCACCCAGGTGGCTTTGCAGAACTCGGCCTACAACCAGCCGCCCCACCCCAGCTACTACCTCGGCGGCGGCATGGCCCCACCGCCCACTCCGAATATTACGTTGGTAGGCGCCACGACCACCCGCTTGGGCAGCAGCGCCACCAACGTGGCGCCCGTAAGCGGCGACGCCGCCACCCAGCCCGACAACCTGACCCTGCGCTGGAACGGCACCGCCAGCCGCTACCACGTCTTCGTTGGCGCCTCGCCCCAAAGCCTGGAGCTGGTAGCCACCACCGCCGAAACCAGCCTGCTGCTGGCCGCCCAGGCTGAATTGAAGCAGTATTACTGGCGCGTGGATGCCCTCTACGACGGCGACGAAAGCCGGGATGGGGAAACCGTGGCCGGGGAAGTCTGGTCCTTCACGACCGTGGATAATGTGCCCCCGCTGGCCCTAGCCAAGGATATTTCGGTCACCCTCGACGCTACCGGCCAGGCCCGCATCAGCGGCGCCGACGTGGACAACGGCTCCTCCGACGCCTACGGTATTGCCTCCCTACTGGTAAGCCCGGCCGTGTTCAGCTGCGCCACCCTGGGCGCCAACCCCGTAACCCTGACCGTGACGGATGACAACGGCAACTCCGCCACGGCCCCCGCTACGGTGACGGTGCTCGGCAGCCTTCCCACGGCGGCCATTACCGTGACGCCAGGCAGCTCCGTGTACACTGGCGGCGCACCCACGACACTGTACTTGGGCTACGGTCCGCAAAGCGTTACGCTCACGGCTTCGGGCGGCCTGCGCTACCAGTGGAGCCCCGCCGCCAGCCTCAGTGATGCCGCGGCGGCCGCGCCGGTATTCACGGCCGCCACGCCCGGTACCTACGCCTATACCGTGACGGTCACCAACGAGTACGGCTGCACGGCCACGGCTTCGGTTACGCTGAAAGTAGTGGAGGCCCGCTGCGGCAACAAGAACGACAAGGTGCTGGTGTGCCACCACGGCAAGCTGCTCTGCGTGGACAACAGCGCCGTAGCCGCCCACCTGACTAATCACCAGGACCAGCTGGCTACCTGCGCCACCGACCCCGCCGGCGAAGCCCGGACCGCGGCAGCAGAATCGGCCGGCGTATTTGAAGCCTACCCCAACCCGTTTGCCGAGCGCACCACCATCAGCTTCCGCAGCGCGCAAACCGCCGCCGCCCGCCTGCAGATCTTCAACGCCCTGGGCCAGCTGGTAGCCACGCTCTACGACGAGCCCGCCACCGCCGGCCAGCTCTACCAGCGCCCCCTCGACAGCAAAGCCCTGCCCGCCGGCCTCTACACCTGCCGCCTGCTGCTGGGCGGCCAAGTTCAGACCCAGAAGCTCATGATTGAGAAATAG
- a CDS encoding glycoside hydrolase family 2 protein produces MGLSTSFRTLAAGLLAGAALLTILPAAAQTAPTKQVQYLSGRDNKPTVQWDFYCTGGRKSGFWTKIAVPSCWEQQGFGSYNYGRDYKTYGKNFRFADEQGQYKHQFTVPAGWQDKQVFIVFEGSMTDTEVKVNGQSAGPIHQGAFYEFKYDITDKLKPAGQSNLLEVTVSKMSAEQSVNNAERLADYWVFGGIFRPVYVEAYPRQFITHTAIDAKANGTFGMRAFVRNVPAGSQVQAEILDAAGQVIGTASAAASPQDTVVTLRTTVSKPRLWTSETPNLYRVRTTLKQGATTLYQTTGKFGFRTIEVRRGMGIYVNGTQVKMKGINRHSWWPETGRTLNDSIQLADVRLLKEMNMNAVRMSHYPPDVKFLDLCDSLGLYVLDELAGWQKAYSTKAGEKLVREMVIRDANHPSIIFWSNGNEGGTNKELDDDYARYDFSRRPVIHAHHRPGNQHSGIDCNHYENYYSTQKILSDSLIYMPTEFLHCQDDGGGAVGLNDFWELHWKSQRSGGGFLWALVDEGIVRTDQRGIIDVNGVNAPDGVVGPHREKEGSFYAIREIFSPIKIGLQELPAKFSGTVEVENRYHFNNLSQCFFQWELVNYRKPTDPFAGSISGKKSRLKSPDVKPRATGKLKLDLPKDWKNYDALVLSAFDPQKNLVYKWTWKTGGNPKVLDGVVALTTAEKSPVEITDADSLLTLKANNIVVVFNKTTGRITGVKGNNGDKLSFANGPVLVSGTATCTGLTHHAEADGEVVDVAYSGAMKAVRYKMHGSGWLRMDYEYTLPTGDYAFSGLSFTYPENYVLGAKWLGKGPYRVWKNRLQGVGDNVWENAYNNTQTGAAPWIYPEFKGYFADIAWLEMNTVEGKFLIASPDKGLYVRLFDFYGLSGVKPSPGLPAGNLSFLDAIPPLGTKLALNIDSNTKNLGPQSELNHLSGSTRRTLYFYFGLPQTTAKPQPYTAPVKDDLF; encoded by the coding sequence ATGGGCCTTTCTACTTCCTTCCGTACGCTTGCCGCCGGTCTGCTGGCCGGCGCAGCCTTGCTGACTATTCTGCCCGCCGCAGCCCAAACCGCGCCGACCAAGCAGGTGCAGTACCTCTCGGGGCGCGACAACAAACCCACCGTGCAGTGGGACTTCTACTGCACCGGAGGCCGAAAAAGCGGGTTCTGGACCAAGATTGCCGTGCCCTCCTGTTGGGAGCAGCAGGGCTTCGGGAGCTACAACTACGGCCGCGACTACAAAACCTACGGCAAGAATTTCCGCTTCGCCGACGAGCAGGGCCAGTACAAGCACCAGTTTACGGTACCCGCCGGCTGGCAGGATAAGCAGGTATTCATCGTCTTCGAAGGCTCGATGACCGACACCGAGGTGAAGGTGAACGGGCAGAGCGCAGGACCCATTCACCAGGGCGCGTTTTACGAGTTCAAGTACGACATCACCGACAAGCTCAAGCCCGCCGGCCAGAGCAATTTGCTGGAAGTAACGGTGAGTAAGATGTCGGCCGAGCAGTCGGTCAACAACGCCGAACGGCTGGCCGACTACTGGGTGTTCGGAGGCATTTTCCGGCCGGTGTATGTTGAAGCTTACCCCCGGCAGTTCATCACCCACACCGCCATTGACGCCAAGGCCAACGGCACGTTTGGCATGCGGGCCTTCGTGCGCAACGTGCCAGCTGGCAGTCAGGTGCAGGCCGAAATCCTGGACGCGGCCGGCCAGGTTATCGGCACGGCCAGCGCGGCAGCTTCTCCCCAGGATACCGTCGTCACGCTGCGCACCACGGTGAGCAAGCCCCGGCTCTGGACCTCGGAAACGCCGAATTTGTACCGGGTGCGCACTACTTTGAAGCAGGGCGCTACTACGCTCTACCAGACCACGGGCAAGTTTGGGTTTCGCACCATCGAGGTGCGGCGCGGGATGGGCATTTACGTCAACGGCACCCAGGTCAAGATGAAGGGTATCAACCGCCACAGCTGGTGGCCCGAAACCGGCCGCACCCTCAACGACTCCATCCAGCTGGCCGACGTGCGCCTGCTCAAGGAGATGAACATGAACGCCGTGCGCATGTCGCACTACCCACCCGACGTGAAGTTTCTGGACCTCTGCGACTCCCTGGGCTTGTATGTTCTGGATGAGCTGGCCGGCTGGCAGAAGGCCTACAGCACCAAGGCCGGCGAAAAGCTGGTGCGGGAGATGGTGATTCGGGACGCCAACCACCCCAGCATCATCTTCTGGAGCAACGGCAACGAGGGCGGCACCAACAAGGAACTCGACGACGATTACGCCCGCTACGACTTCTCCCGCCGGCCCGTGATTCACGCCCACCACCGCCCCGGCAACCAGCACAGCGGCATCGACTGCAACCACTACGAGAACTACTACAGCACCCAGAAAATACTCAGTGACTCGCTCATCTACATGCCCACCGAGTTTCTGCACTGCCAGGACGACGGCGGCGGGGCCGTGGGCCTCAACGACTTCTGGGAGCTGCACTGGAAGTCCCAACGCTCGGGCGGGGGCTTCCTCTGGGCCCTCGTGGACGAAGGCATCGTGCGCACCGACCAGCGCGGTATCATCGACGTGAACGGGGTAAACGCGCCCGACGGCGTGGTGGGCCCCCACCGCGAAAAGGAAGGCAGCTTCTACGCCATCCGCGAAATTTTCTCGCCGATTAAGATTGGCCTCCAGGAGCTGCCCGCCAAGTTCAGCGGCACGGTGGAGGTCGAAAACCGCTACCACTTCAACAACCTCAGCCAATGCTTTTTTCAGTGGGAGCTGGTAAACTACCGCAAGCCCACCGACCCGTTTGCCGGCTCGATTTCGGGCAAGAAAAGCCGGCTCAAAAGCCCCGATGTCAAGCCCCGGGCCACGGGCAAATTGAAGCTGGACTTGCCCAAGGACTGGAAAAACTACGACGCGCTGGTGCTTTCGGCCTTCGACCCGCAGAAAAACCTGGTGTATAAATGGACCTGGAAAACCGGCGGCAACCCCAAAGTCCTCGACGGCGTGGTGGCCCTGACGACGGCCGAGAAAAGCCCGGTGGAAATAACCGACGCGGATTCGTTGCTGACGCTGAAGGCCAACAACATCGTCGTCGTCTTCAACAAAACCACCGGCCGAATCACCGGCGTGAAAGGCAACAACGGCGACAAACTGTCCTTTGCCAACGGCCCGGTGCTGGTCAGCGGCACGGCCACCTGCACCGGCCTGACCCACCACGCCGAAGCCGACGGCGAAGTAGTGGACGTGGCGTACTCGGGGGCCATGAAGGCGGTGCGCTACAAGATGCACGGCTCGGGCTGGCTGCGCATGGACTACGAATACACCCTGCCGACGGGCGACTACGCCTTCAGCGGCTTGAGCTTTACCTACCCCGAAAACTACGTGCTGGGCGCCAAGTGGCTGGGCAAGGGCCCTTACCGGGTCTGGAAAAACCGTCTGCAGGGCGTCGGTGACAACGTCTGGGAAAACGCCTACAACAACACCCAAACCGGGGCCGCCCCCTGGATTTACCCCGAGTTCAAGGGCTACTTCGCCGACATTGCCTGGCTGGAAATGAACACCGTGGAAGGCAAATTCCTCATTGCCTCGCCCGACAAAGGCCTCTACGTGCGCCTGTTCGACTTCTACGGCCTCTCGGGCGTGAAGCCCTCCCCCGGCTTGCCCGCCGGCAACCTCTCCTTCCTGGACGCCATTCCGCCCCTGGGCACCAAGCTGGCTTTGAACATCGACTCGAACACCAAGAACCTGGGGCCGCAGAGCGAGCTGAACCACCTCAGCGGCTCCACCCGGCGCACGTTGTACTTCTACTTCGGCCTGCCGCAAACCACGGCCAAGCCCCAGCCCTACACGGCCCCGGTGAAGGACGACTTGTTCTAG
- a CDS encoding glycoside hydrolase family protein: MKYLVFLLVLLLPLGVRAQTHPPGQLAPKPLFRDPVYDGAADPVVIWNKSEQKWWMFYTNRRATDTTATGVTWVHGTRIGIAESADSGATWRYRDTANINYRPTPQYTHWAPDVVEDKGTYHMFLTYVPGVFADWNHPRQILHLTSPDLLNWQYVSTLALATDKVIDASVYRLPDGTWRLWYNNERDGKSIYYADSPDLTHWQDKGPALKERGEGPKVFRWQGQYWLIIDQWRGLAVYRSPDLKTWTPQPERLLALPGTGPEDQAIGGHCDVVVRGDGAYLFYFTHPARRPGTPSAANRIATRRSLIQVVELHYADGKLTGNRDEPTYMQLGPGGKRGRRR, translated from the coding sequence ATGAAGTACCTCGTTTTTCTGCTGGTATTGCTGCTGCCCCTCGGAGTCCGGGCCCAAACCCATCCGCCCGGCCAGCTTGCGCCCAAGCCCCTGTTTCGGGACCCGGTGTATGACGGGGCCGCCGACCCGGTCGTTATCTGGAATAAAAGTGAGCAGAAGTGGTGGATGTTCTACACCAACCGCCGGGCCACCGATACTACCGCCACGGGCGTCACCTGGGTGCACGGCACCCGCATCGGCATTGCCGAATCGGCGGACAGCGGGGCCACCTGGCGCTACCGCGACACGGCCAATATCAACTACCGGCCCACGCCCCAGTACACCCACTGGGCCCCCGACGTGGTGGAGGATAAAGGCACCTACCACATGTTTCTGACCTACGTGCCGGGCGTGTTTGCCGACTGGAACCACCCCCGCCAGATCCTGCACCTGACCAGCCCCGATTTGCTCAACTGGCAGTACGTGTCGACCCTGGCGCTGGCTACCGACAAAGTCATTGATGCCAGCGTGTACCGCCTGCCCGACGGCACCTGGCGGCTGTGGTACAACAACGAGCGGGACGGCAAGAGCATTTACTACGCCGACAGCCCTGACCTCACCCACTGGCAGGATAAGGGCCCGGCCCTCAAGGAGCGCGGCGAAGGCCCGAAAGTATTCCGCTGGCAAGGCCAGTACTGGCTCATTATCGACCAGTGGCGCGGCCTGGCCGTGTACCGCTCCCCCGATTTGAAAACCTGGACGCCCCAGCCCGAGCGGCTGCTGGCGCTGCCCGGCACCGGGCCCGAGGATCAGGCCATCGGCGGGCACTGCGACGTGGTGGTGCGCGGCGACGGGGCCTATTTGTTTTACTTCACCCACCCCGCCCGCCGCCCGGGCACGCCCTCGGCCGCCAACCGTATAGCCACCCGGCGCAGCCTTATTCAGGTCGTGGAGCTGCACTACGCCGACGGGAAGCTGACCGGCAACCGCGACGAGCCGACCTACATGCAGCTGGGCCCAGGCGGCAAGCGGGGTCGGAGGCGGTAA